The sequence ATGCCTGTCGAGGAGGTGCGGCGACTCCTTCCTGCGCAGGAAGGCGACGGCGACATCGGTGCGCGCCCCCGTGCGCTCGACTGGGCGCTGGCACCGCTCGAATGGGGTAGCAGTCTCGCGGCCTGGCCGGTGGGGCTCGCCTGGGACTTCGGCCGCGCGATGCGCACCGAACTGTCGGATCCGCTGACACCCATTCTCGCGACCGGTTCGGCGGCGAGCGCTCTGCTGGGTTCGCCGATCGACGCTGTGCTCGTGGGATCCGTGCTGACCGGGAACGCGGCACTGTCGGCCGTGCAGCGACTGCATGCGGAACGACTGCTGAGCCGGCTCCTCGCTGCGGGTGATCCGCCCGCACATCGGGTGAGCGGATCCCCGGAGGAGCGCGTCAGTGAGCGCGTCGAGGCCTCGCGGTTGCGGATCGGTGACGTGATCGAGATCGGTCCGGGAGAGGTCGTTCCCGCGGACGGCCGGTTGATCGAGGTGTCCGGTGTCGAGGTCGACGAATCCTCGCTCACCGGGGAGTCGCTGCCGGTGGCGAAACAGACGTCGCCGACACCCGGTGCACCGCTGAGCGAGCGCTCCTGCATGGTGTTCGGCGGTAGCACCGTTCTCACCGGAACGGCCACCGCGATCGTCACTGCCGTGGGGGAGGCGACGGAGGCGGGACGTGCCGGGGCGATCAGTCCCACCGGTGCATCGCACGTCGGCTTGCAGGCTCAGCTGCGCAGCCTCACCGACCGGGTGCTGCCGGTCAGCGTCGGGGGCGGGGCCCTCGTCACCGCGGTCGGCTTCCTCCGCGGAACGGGACTGCGTCAGGCGGTCACCAGCGGCGTCGCGGTCGCGGTCGCGGCGGTGCCCGAGGGGCTGCCGTTGGTCGCCACTCTCGCGCAGCAGGCGGCGGCGCGCCGGTTGACCAAGTCGAATGCGCTTGTGCGAGCGCCGCGCTCGGTGGAGGCGCTCGGCCGCGTCGACGTCGTGTGCTTCGACAAGACGGGGACGCTGAGCGAGAACCGGCTTCGTGTCATCAGAGTCGTGCCCGAGCCAGCCGTCGACCACGACGAGTTGCTGATGTGCGCTGCGCGTAGTGCCGTGACGCCCGACGGACGTCCCGCGGACCATGCCACCGACGTCGCCATCGCGGAGGCCGCTCAGCAGCTCGACTGCGGCGACGAGGCGCAGTGGTCCTACCTCCCGTTTCGATCGGGACGACCCTATTCGGCGGCACTGTCCGGCACACACCTGTGTCTGAAGGGTGCACCGGAGACGGTTCTGGCCGCATGCCCCGATATCGACGACGACGAAGTGGGTTCCCGGGTCCTCGCGATGGCCGGCGACGGGCTTCGGGTGATCGCCGTCGCGCGGCGCACCGTCACCGCGTTCCAGGCCCGGCGCGCTGCCGACGACGGTGCGGTGTTCGAGAAACTCTGCAGCAGTGGGCTCGAACTCGTCGGATTTCTGGGGATCGCGGACACACCGCGTCCGGAGGCTGCGGGGCTGCTGCCGGAGCTGGAACGCCAGCAGGTCGGGGTGCGGCTGCTCACCGGTGACCATCCCGTCACTGCCACCGCCATCGCGCAGGAACTGGGATTGACCGTGTCGTCCGAGCAGGTGATCAGCGGCTCCGACTGGGACACCCTGTCGCATCGTGGGCAGGAGGAGGCCGTCGAGAAGTGCCTCGTGTTCGCGCGGATGACTCCGGAGAACAAGGTGCAGGTGGTGCAGACTCTCGAGCGCGCCGGACGCGTGTGCGCCATGGTCGGGGACGGTGCCAATGATGCGGCGGCCATCCGCGCGGCCAGCGTGGGTATCGGTGTCAGTTCCCGCGGCAGCGATCCGGCCCGCAGTGCGGCCGATGTGGTCCTCCTCGACGGCCGGGTGGACGCACTGCTCGACGCCCTGGACGAAGGGCGGCAACTGTGGCGGCGCGTTCAGGCGGGGGTGTCCGTCCTCCTCGGGGGTAATGCCGGTGAGGTGGCGTTTGCACTGATCGGGAGCGCGACTGCGGGTAAGTCGCCGCTAACCGCGCGTCAGCTGCTCCTGGTGAATGTCCTCACGGATGCTTTGCCTGCGGCGGCGCTCGCGGTAAGTCCGCCCAACGAGGACGCGCGAGGAGAAGGCCGCGGACCCGACAGCGCAGCCTTGTGGCGCACAGTTGCGATCCGTGGTGCCGCGACTGCGATGGGTGCGACGACGGCGTGGACGATGGCGAGTCTGACGGGCAGGCAGCGCCGCGCCTCCACCGTAGGACTGGTGGCATTGGTCGGAACGCAGCTCGGGCAGACGCTCATCGACTCCCGCAGCCCATTAGTGGTGCTCACAGCAGGTGGTTCACTCGCCGCCCTGACGGTGCTGGTGAGCACGCCAGGCGTCAGCCAGCTACTCGGATGCACACCCCTCGGTCCGGTGGGGTGGACGCAGGCGCTGGGGTCGGCGGCTGCCGCCACCGCAGCCGCCGCATTCGCACCGGGAGTCCTGGCGAAGCTGGCGGGAGATCAGTCGACGATGTCGAGTACGCCCGCCCTCACCAACACGGCGTATACCTCATGCAACGGGGGAGTGAGCGCGCGTGTCACCGCGCCGGTCCAGAAGTCGCCGGGGGCGGAGACGACGCCGACAGCGGTCCGGGCTGCAGAAATCAACACAGCGGTCACAGTCCTCGACCAACGTGACCGGCAGGTGAACAGCACGGACTAGGGAGGCGAACTATGGCCGACAACACACCGAGGGCCGAAGAAACACCGAGCCGCGACGCACACCGGGACGCGGTCGCGCGGGTGCGGGAGGCGTCCGGCTTCACCGTCCAGTTACCGGTACTCGGACGTGTACCCGTCCCACGTCCCGAACAGTTGGCGTTCTTCACCGCGATCGGGCTCCTCGCGGCCGTCGAAATCATCGAATGGCCGGTTGCGCTGACCATCGCGGCCGGGCACATCCTGATCGCCGATCAGCACAACAGAGCTGTTCAGGAGATCGGGGAGGTCCTGGAAGCGGTGTGAGCGCACACAATCAGGCAGGGCACGCCGGTGAGGTGAGCTGTGCGATGGCCACGATCGAGCACGCCGTCGCCTTCGACAGGCGCCACGTCCCGTTCGGCCCCGGCACGAAAATCGCGGGAAGGTTGTTCTGCTGAACCTGTCCGTTGATGGTGAGCTGCAGCTGAGCGCTCGCGCTCCCGTCACCGTTGTCGATCACGGGGTCCAGAACCTGTACCTGCGCTCCGGCCTGCTGCGCGGCCGCGGCTACCTGAGCGAACAGATTCGGATCCTGCTCGGAGCCTTCCACCATCGCGACCTTCTCCTCGACGGGAGTTGCAGGATCGAGTCCCCGCTCCATCAACTCGTTGAGCTCCGCCGCTGTGGGCAGTTCGAGTGGGGGCGATGTTTCGGCGGTCGACGTTGCCGATGCCGTGGTGGTTCTGTTCGGCGGGGCGGGATCGTCCGATCCGCACGCGGACATGGTCAGCGCTGTGGCGATCGCCATTGCGGCCACCGTCATTCTTCGAAGCGACACTCGCTTACCCCTTCGCTGTGGGCTCCCGATGCGGGACGGTCTCACTATCGAGTGTGGGGGTTCGGCGGCCCCTTCGCCGTCGAAGCAACCGATTTCTCAGAGTTTTGCCACTATTCCCGCGCGCCGAGCATCTCCTCGTCGCCGCAGGGCTTCGTAGACGCGCGGGCAGCAAAGCGCCGACGGCATTGTTCACCGCCCTTTTCCCTTACGGTGGGAACATGGCTACCGTCTGGACGATCCCGATCGACATCACTTCTCGCTGGCTCGACTCCGCCGAGGTCCAGGCCTTTCTCGCGTCCAACGACCTGGACAACGCATCCCCCGACCCGCTCGTGCGGTTCGCTCAGTTCTCCGACGTCACGAAGTCGCTGCAACGGAACATCGGGCACACCTATTCTTCGGTGCAGGGTGCGGCCACCGCGCTCTTCGACGGAATCGACGGTGGGGTGCCGGTTGCCCTGAAGCTGGCGGCACTGCGTCTGATCCTTCGTGAGGTCTATCAGACCCGCCGTGCCCCGGAACCGTTCCCGAAAAGGGTGGGCGACGAGCTCGGATCCTACGTCTACGCACTCCTCGACCCACGGAACCGGTCGGTCTTCTACGTCGGGAAGGGCCGGGGTACCCGGGTCTACGGCTACGTGTGGGAGGCGTTGGCGGTGGACGAGCACAGGAAGACGCTCGAAGACTCCGAGAAGGACGCCCCCGAGGTGACAGCGGCCACGATCGCCCGCATCCGGGAAATCTACGACTCCGGCCACGAGGTGGAGCACTACATCGTGGCACATCGACTGAACGCAACCGGTGACGTCGCCGAAGCCATCAGTGATGGACTGATCGGGGCTCTGGGCCTGCTGGAGGGGTCCGTACTCACCAACCTCGCGGCTGGTGCCGGCGAGCACCGCGCCGTACC comes from Rhodococcus oxybenzonivorans and encodes:
- a CDS encoding GIY-YIG nuclease family protein, with amino-acid sequence MATVWTIPIDITSRWLDSAEVQAFLASNDLDNASPDPLVRFAQFSDVTKSLQRNIGHTYSSVQGAATALFDGIDGGVPVALKLAALRLILREVYQTRRAPEPFPKRVGDELGSYVYALLDPRNRSVFYVGKGRGTRVYGYVWEALAVDEHRKTLEDSEKDAPEVTAATIARIREIYDSGHEVEHYIVAHRLNATGDVAEAISDGLIGALGLLEGSVLTNLAAGAGEHRAVPVDDLVLQYAAEPVPNLPTPCVLLEVPRAAERGVTPDDIYERARGPWAAGAAVRNSENIPVIVFADNIVRAAYRAKSWSGVARPGDAQLWKFTGDLDPDLEAQFVNKRIVPAQVNLKKWPSHGWVPHLTQARPGR